In the Salinirubrum litoreum genome, one interval contains:
- a CDS encoding signal peptidase I — translation MLRRALKVVLALALLGAVVVFVAQAFPGLVGADRALTVSSGSMEPAIPTGSVVFVDDVESSDVEERITEGDVITFVSGDNRLVTHRVVEKYTAETSVRFRTKGDNNDAADPEPVYRQQVVGEVLFSVPVLGYVIAFANTSHGFLLLVWGPVLALVFSELVSLYRAGTATRENDPE, via the coding sequence ATGCTCCGCAGGGCACTCAAAGTGGTACTGGCGCTCGCCCTGCTCGGAGCCGTCGTTGTCTTCGTCGCCCAGGCGTTCCCCGGACTCGTCGGTGCGGACCGAGCGTTGACGGTCAGTTCCGGGAGTATGGAACCGGCCATCCCGACGGGATCGGTCGTGTTCGTCGACGACGTGGAATCGTCCGACGTAGAGGAGCGTATCACGGAGGGTGACGTCATTACCTTCGTGAGCGGCGACAACAGACTCGTCACACATCGGGTCGTCGAGAAGTACACGGCCGAGACATCAGTCCGGTTCAGAACGAAGGGCGACAACAACGACGCCGCCGACCCCGAACCGGTGTACCGTCAGCAGGTCGTCGGAGAAGTGCTGTTCTCGGTCCCGGTCTTGGGCTACGTGATCGCGTTCGCCAACACGAGCCACGGGTTCTTGTTGCTCGTCTGGGGACCAGTGCTCGCACTGGTCTTCTCGGAACTGGTGAGTCTCTACCGTGCCGGAACGGCCACGCGCGAGAACGACCCGGAGTAG